One Pochonia chlamydosporia 170 chromosome 5, whole genome shotgun sequence DNA segment encodes these proteins:
- a CDS encoding formyltetrahydrofolate deformylase (similar to Metarhizium acridum CQMa 102 XP_007813144.1): MPNDNDYILTLSCPDKPGIIHAVTAVFASHGHNVLDLQQFSDPVSRRFFMRVHFGPKADSATTEHLSQPFEKLAAEYEMTYDIRPVAQKMKVLIMVSKIGHCLNDLLFRMKTGQLKMEVPVIVSNHPDYEPLAKSYGIEFHHLPVTKDTKAQQESQILSLVKQHNIELVVLARYMQVLSPTLCEAMSGRIINIHHSFLPSFKGAKPYHQAYERGVKIIGATAHFVTADLDEGPIIEQRVARVDHSMDPKELVEEGSNVESQVLAAAVRWYADRRVFLNGSKTVVFA, translated from the exons ATGCCCAACGACAACGACTACATCCTCACCCTCTCATGCCCCGACAAGCCCGGCATCATCCACGCCGTGACCGCCGTCTTCGCCTCCCACGGCCACAATGTGCTCGATCTCCAGCAGTTCAGTGACCCCGTGTCCCGGCGCTTCTTTATGCGCGTGCATTTCGGGCCCAAGGCCGATTCCGCCACTACCGAGCACCTGAGCCAGCCGTTTGAGAAGCTGGCCGCCGAGTATGAAATGACTTATGATATTCGGCCTGTCGCCCAAAAGATGAAGGTCCTCATCATGGTGTCCAAGATTGGGCACTGCCTAAATGACTTGTTGTTTAGAATGAAGACGGggcagttgaagatggag GTCCCCGTCATTGTCTCCAACCACCCCGACTACGAACCCCTCGCCAAGTCATACGGCATCGAgttccaccacctccccgTCACAAAGGACACCAAGGCCCAGCAGGAATCCCAGATCCTCTCCCTCGTCAAGCAGCACAACATTGAGCTCGTCGTCCTCGCGCGCTACATGCAGGTTCTCTCCCCGACGCTCTGCGAAGCCATGTCCGGccgcatcatcaacatccaccacagcTTCCTGCCGTCGTTCAAGGGCGCCAAGCCCTACCACCAGGCGTACGAGCGCGGTGTCAAGATTATCGGCGCTACGGCGCATTTCGTCACTGCTGACTTGGATGAGGGTCCTATTATTGAGCAGCGCGTCGCGCGAGTTGATCACAGCATGGACCCCAaggagctggtggaggaaggGTCGAATGTTGAGAGTCAAGTGCTTGCTGCGGCGGTGAGATGGTATGCTGATCGGAGGGTGTTTTTGAATGGGTCCAAGACTGTTGTTTTTGCGTAG
- a CDS encoding thymidylate kinase protein (similar to Togninia minima UCRPA7 XP_007915072.1): MASINDLATAAIASSDTHPPADGKRGAFIVLEGLDRSGKTTQVKLLEQRFVEEGRKVKVMRFPDRTTPIGQMIDSYLKSDVQMEDHVIHLLFSANRWEAVKQIKSLLASGTTIISDRFYHSGIVYSAAKLNPSLSLSWARAPERGLPRPDMVLFLDLDEETAKSRGGWGGELYEKAEMQKKVRELFWGLSMGGKDIQGQEMLAGLGGLEGSQWRQEEEDLVVVDAAGSVEEVAERIWKRVKDRVGQVERGEVGRTVRIVQ, encoded by the exons ATGGCCTCGATCAACGATCTAGCCACAGCGGCAATTGCCTCATCAGACACGCACCCACCCGCCGATGGCAAACGAGGCGCCTTCATCGTGCTGGAAGGCCTGGACCGCAGCGGGAAGACCACGCAggtgaagctgttggagcaGCGGTTCGTGGAGGAGGGGAGAAAAGTCAAGGTGATGAGGTTTCCTG ATCGGACGACGCCTATTGGACAGATGATTGATTCATATCTAAAAAGTGATGTGCAGATGGAAGATCATGTTATTCATTTGCTGTTTAGTGCGAATCGATGGGAGGCAGT GAAACAAATAAAATCCCTCCTCGCCTCCGGAACAACCATCATATCAGACCGCTTCTACCACTCCGGCATAGTCTActccgccgccaaactcaaccCCTCACTCTCACTATCGTGGGCTCGAGCTCCTGAGCGCGGTCTCCCCCGTCCAGACATGGTGTTATTCCTAGATCTCGACGAGGAGACGGCCAAATCCCGCGGCGGCTGGGGCGGCGAACTGTACGAGAAGGCAGAGATGCAGAAGAAGGTGAGGGAGCTGTTCTGGGGGCTTAGCATGGGCGGCAAGGACATCCAGGGACAGGAgatgctggctgggctgggggGACTGGAGGGCTCGCAGTGGAggcaggaggaggaggatctGGTGGTTGTCGATGCGGCGGGTAGTGTGGAAGAGGTGGCGGAGCGGATTTGGAAGAGGGTGAAGGACAGGGTTGGGCAGGTTGAACGGGGAGAGGTGGGAAGGACGGTACGGATAGTGCAGTGA
- a CDS encoding protein TEM1 (similar to Metarhizium robertsii ARSEF 23 XP_007817508.2): MDMDHQHQHQPQPQPQPPAPQFDGHDDTFGGIEGSPHVASNNGFHHQHSQSLDQAMPASPRQDDDPAHRYTPPVSAPSHSRPASGLSNPTHQAHGDYRQGSNEPQNGRNHVVIKVGMVGDAQIGKTSLMVKYVEGSWDEDYIQTLGVNFMEKTISIRNTEITFSIWDLGGQREFVNMLPLVCNDAVAILFMFDLTRKSTLNSIKEWYRQGRGFNKTAIPILVGTKYDHFVNFPIQDQEEISNQARRFAKAMRASLIFSSTSHSINVQKIFKIVLSKAFDLKCTIPEIENVGEPLLLYQSV, encoded by the exons atggacatggaccaccaacaccaacaccaacctcaacctcaacctcaaccgCCCGCTCCCCAATTCGACGGCCACGACGACACCTTTGGCGGCATCGAAGGCTCCCCGCACGTTGCGTCCAACAATGGcttccatcaccagcacagcCAGTCGTTAGACCAAGCTATGCCCGCCAGCCCACGACAAGACGACGACCCCGCCCATCGATATACTCCTCCAGTCTCAGCACCTTCACACTCACGGCCCGCCAGCGGTCTGTCCAACCCGACACATCAGGCTCACGGCGACTATAGGCAAGGGTCTAACGAGCCCCAAAACGGACGGAACCATGTCGTCATCAAGGTTGGAATGGTTGGCGATGCCCAGATTGGCAAGACCTCCCTGATGGTCAAGTACGTAGAGGGCAGCTGGGACGAAGACTATATTCAGACTCTAGGCGTCAACTTTATGGAAAagaccatctccatcagaAATACCGAAATCACCTTTTCCATCTGGGACTTGGGTGGCCAACGGGAGTTTGTCAACATGCTGCCATTGGTATGCAACGACGCAGTGGCCATCCTGTTCATGTTTGACCTGACAAGGAAGAGCACGctcaacagcatcaaggaGTGGTACAGACAAGGACGAGGGTTTAACAAGACTGCCATTCCAATCTTGGTGGGCACCAAGTATGACCACTTTGTCAACTTTCCCATTCAAGACCAGGAGGAGATTTCCAATCAG GCGAGGAGATTTGCCAAAGCAATGAGAGCGTCTTTGATCTTTTCGAGTACTAGCCACAGCATCAACGTACAAAAG ATTTTCAAGATTGTTCTATCAAAAGCCTTCGATCTGAAATGTACCATCCCCGAGATCGAAAACGTCGGCGAACCCCTCCTCCTCTACCAGTCGGTCTGA
- a CDS encoding oligopeptidase family protein (similar to Cordyceps militaris CM01 XP_006671750.1), protein MVQLVKLSPETLISAPRRSAAVPNSDGTLVLFTESTHEIGKGTTTVLRVLTVSSNTSVELTDEEGVHDAHWLPGTRDHIVYLKAGDKGVTQAVVASGSNVSRERYVAATFDAPVANLKLKAVDDGVAFVVTGLIGPDGRLYNETVVDKPSTVRVFDKPAIRFWNELYRSERFTLWYNKLLFRDGKWKLAGELIKLLDDVNLEGPLGMYGGNSSTNNFDIGSAGITVVARDLSCRNPQETMVSVQIYVPLESFTSPPSQKPQQIIAPSLQVKGYASNIRFSPDGAVIAYLFTQLCDLYNNHVHFAPTETLTVTKTLGGQTHNKRTGREPPAGFEFAGSSTTLIVQSERQGRSELDYVDVFNERQSKTFYRGGIVSAFHPLRTRTWDELIVSSSSFIESSKWERIGVPEPRIQSLGVSMRNSGKKFGLHGGMVREFWFPGADEVSVHAFMVVPSDFDERKKYPVVVRPHGGPVSSWTDSWMVAANFAAWAEQGYVVILPNLSGSIGYGVDFARRVNDSWGGKPFDDLQRLMTHLANIPFLDMNKAVLVGGSYAGYMISWCFGHDIINKFCCAIWHDGIFNIPSFQLQSDIVINDSSFGSSPYPWDNMARLEAFNPAKPELLRNWKNAPPTIIVHSSKDYRCPMTEGLAAFTTLQAHGVPSRFLTFSDEGHIVEGPENSLEWYRVVFGWVRRCVDGEITRDSQTW, encoded by the exons ATGGTCCAACTGGTTAAATTAAGCCCCGAGACACTGATCAGTGCTCCGCGTCGCAGTGCTGCCGTACCAAACTCAGACGGAACTCTTGTGCTCTTTACCGAGTCCACGCATGAGATTGGAAAGGGAACAACAACCGTGCTGCGCGTGCTGACCGTTTCGAGTAACACCTCTGTAGAGCTTACCGACGAAGAGGGCGTGCACGACGCGCACTGGCTCCCCGGCACGCGAGACCACATTGTTTATCTGAAGGCTGGGGATAAGGGCGTCACGCAGGCTGTAGTTGCCAGTGGGAGCAATGTTAGCAGAGAGCGTTATGTGGCCGCTACATTCGACGCGCCTGTGGCGAACTTGAAGTTGAAGGCTGTGGACGATGGAGTTGCGTTTGTAGTTACGGGGTTGATTGGGCCTGATGGAAGACTTTATAACGAGACGGTTGTTGACAAGCCGTCGACGGTGAGGGTATTTGACAAACCGGCAATTCGATTC TGGAACGAACTATACCGGTCCGAGAGGTTTACTCTCTGGTACAACAAGCTGCTCTTCCGAGATGGGAAATGGAAACTCGCAGGCGAGCTCATCAAACTTTTAGACGATGTCAATCTCGAAGGCCCCCTCGGGATGTACGgtggcaacagcagcaccaacaactttgacattggATCAGCTGGGATCACCGTTGTAGCAAGGGATTTATCCTGTCGAAACCCTCAGGAAACAATGGTTTCTGTTCAAATTTACGTGCCGTTGGAGTCATTcacatcaccgccatcccAGAAACCCCAACAAATAATAGCACCCTCACTCCAGGTTAAAGGCTACGCAAGCAATATACGGTTTAGTCCGGACGGCGCCGTCATCGCCTACCTCTTCACGCAATTATGCGACCTTTACAACAACCATGTCCATTTTGCGCCGACGGAAACGCTCACTGTTACCAAGACACTAGGCGGACAGACACATAATAAGCGAACCGGCAGGGAACCACCCGCGGGGTTCGAATTCGCAGGCTCATCTACGACATTGATCGTACAGAGTGAGCGACAAGGAAGATCTGAACTCGACTACGTTGACGTGTTTAACGAGCGGCAGTCAAAGACGTTCTACCGCGGCGGAATAGTCAGCGCATTTCATCCTCTACGTACCAGAACATGGGATGAACTCATAGTTTCTAGCTCTTCTTTCATAGAGAGCAGCAAATGGGAGCGCATTGGTGTTCCAGAGCCACGGATCCAGAGCTTGGGAGTATCCATGAGGAATAGCGGCAAAAAGTTCGGCTTACATGGCGGTATGGTGAGAGAGTTTTGGTTCCCGGGCGCTGACGAGGTGTCTGTACATGCATTCATGGTTGTACCGAGTGATTTTGATGAACGGAAGAAGTATCCCGTTGTCGTGAGGCCGCATGGTGGACCGGTGTCTTCATGGACAGATTCGTGGATGGTTGCG GCAAATTTTGCGGCTTGGGCTGAGCAGGGTTATGTGGTGATATTACCGAATTTAAGCGGCAGTATTGGCTATGGAGTGGACTTTGCGAGAC GAGTGAATGACTCGTGGGGCGGGAAGCCATTCGACGATCTTCAGAGATTAATGACCCATTTAGCGAATATCCCCTTTTTGGATATGAACAAGGCGGTTCTGGTGGGAGGGAGTTATGCAGGGTACATGATAagctggtgttttggtcACGACATCATAAACAAG TTCTGCTGCGCCATCTGGCACGacggcatcttcaacatccccTCGTTCCAACTCCAGAGcgacatcgtcatcaatgACAGTAGCTTTGGCTCCTCGCCCTATCCGTGGGACAACATGGCGCGTCTGGAGGCTTTCAATCCGGCGAAGCCAGAACTGCTACGGAATTGGAAGAATGCGCCTCCTACGATTATTGTACATAGCAGTAAGGACTATAGGTGTCCCATGACAGAGGGCTTGGCGGCGTTTACTACGTTGCAGGCGCACGGGGTGCCGAGTAGGTTCTTGACGTTTTCGGATGAAGGACATATTGTGGAAGGGCCAGAGAATTCGCTGGAGTGGTATAGGGTCGTGTTTGGGTGGGTGAGGAGGTGTGTTGATGGGGAGATTACTAGGGACAGCCAGACGTGGTGA
- a CDS encoding porphobilinogen deaminase (similar to Metarhizium acridum CQMa 102 XP_007813137.1): MAPSTITVGTRKSPLAMAQAELVVASLQAIFPESSFPIHGMTTTGDRDQNTALYNFGGKGLWTTQLEEKLVAKELDIVVHSLKDMPTTLPSDCTLGAVTKREDPRDVLVMKKALRDTKGYKTLADLPDGSIIGTSSIRRIAQLARRYPGLKFKDVRGNIQTRLKKLDEDPELSAIVLAAAGLLRMDLGEHISQYLDVDNGGILHAVGQGALGVECRAGDQSVLEALKKIEDKDTLLACSAERSLMRELEGGCSVPIGAETKWVDGKLRLRATVVSVTGKEGVDAEVLESITTEEEATELGKRVARDL; this comes from the exons ATGGCACCCTCAACCATCACCGTCGGCACGCGCAAGTCGCCCCTCGCCATGGCCCAAGCCGAACTCGTCGTCGCCTCCCTCCAAGCCATCTTCCCAGAGTCCTCGTTCCCCATCCACGGCATGACCACCACCGGCGACCGGGACCAGAATACAGCCCTCTacaactttggcggcaaGGGCCTCTGGACGACCCAGCTGGAAGAGAAGCTCGTTGCCAAGGAACTCGACATTGTCGTCCACTCCCTCAAGGACATGCCCACGACCCTACCGTCAGACTGCACCCTCGGCGCCGTCACGAAGCGAGAAGACCCGCGGGACGTACTGGTAATGAAAAAGGCACTACGTGATACAAAGGGATACAAGACGCTAGCGGATTTACCGGACGGTAGTATCATTGGCACAAGCAGCATTCGCCGAATTGCTCAACTGGCAAGACGATATCCCGGACTTAAATTCAAGGATGTACGGGGGAATATTCAGACAAGactcaagaagctggatgagGATCCTGAATTAAGTGCCATTGTGCTGGCTGCGGCTGGACTGCTGAGGATGGACCTCGGCGAGCATATTTCGCAGTATCTGGACGTGGATAACGGTGGGATACTACACGCTGTGGGTCAAGGAGCACTGGGTGTGGAGTGCAGGGCGGGCGATCAGTCTGTACTGGAGGCGctgaagaagattgaagataAAGATACCCTGCTGGCGTGTTCGGCGGAAAGGAGTCTGATGAGGGAGCTTGAGGGCGGGTGTAGCGTGCCCATCGGTGCTGAGACAAAGTGGGTGGATGGCAAGCTGAGGCTCAGAGCGACCGTTGTCTCTGTGACAGGCAAGGAGGGCGTTGATGCGGAGGTTCTGGAGAGTATTACgacggaggaggaggcgacTGAGCTGGGGAAGAGAGTGGCAAGGGACTTG TAG
- a CDS encoding thymidylate kinase (similar to Metarhizium robertsii ARSEF 23 XP_007817505.1), which translates to MATISRQPFAPLDGARLQNLTSLKNRQNAITPSSTKTKRKAELLDTDDSENVDPLAFAKRSKGLSGTPTKDVLKKSSSFVLTRAITTPSANVRALVSPVKASTAPRRTLQPKSPVAKLNTNVTKSSPISAPAGRSPTRGKRSGILSNRRRTAGPYTRVDPPSFPLDSAAPFSLDAALKGTIPSYGSRPRSNALSKGSAVAPLGEPDMKASWFFDIHEDTPEQEMTNLLQHGTCVLDISSDEESEQKARRESAEGRDKENIPPVDDVSQTSARRSARALAADDMIVEKERTALGEMNTADFYADGCDETSVIIVPADDDEQEQKPTNAPAGEEHEFAPTLKTLDPIKGIDELIAKSGSPSKAAVLQPIEGTGESFDLWESGSAKDDTEVAS; encoded by the exons ATGGCTACTATTTCACGTCAGCCGTTCGCTCCTCTTGACGGAGCCCGTCTACAAAATTTGACAAGCTTGAAGAATAGACAGAATG CAATCACTCCCTCCAGCACAAAGACCAAGCGCAAAgctgagctgcttgacaCGGATGATTCCGAGAATGTCGACCCtcttgcttttgccaagCGCTCAAAAGGCCTCTCGGGAACGCCAACCAAGGACGTCCTCAAAAAGTCTTCATCCTTTGTCCTCACTAGAGCTATTACCACACCCAGTGCAAATGTTCGAGCTCTAGTCAGCCCCGTGAAGGCTTCCACTGCACCTCGACGAACCCTTCAGCCCAAGTCTCCtgttgccaagctcaacaccaacgtcACCAAGTCTTCGCCCATTTCTGCCCCTGCTGGCCGCTCACCAACTCGCGGAAAGAGATCTGGTATCCTTTCTAACCGACGACGGACTGCCGGACCTTATACTCGCGTGGACCCTCCATCATTCCCTCTCGACTCTGCTGCTCCCTTTTCACTCGATGCCGCCCTGAAGGGCACAATTCCCAGCTACGGCTCTCGTCCTCGCTCTAATGCATTGTCCAAGGGCAGTGCTGTCGCACCCCTCGGCGAGCCCGACATGAAGGCCAGCTGGTTCTTTGACATCCACGAGGACACTCCCGAGCAGGAGATGACcaaccttcttcaacacGGCACATGTGTTTTGGACATTTCATCCGATGAGGAGAGCGAGCAAAAAGCACGCCGCGAAAGTGCCGAAGGCCGTGATAAGGAGAACATTCCCCCAGTTGATGATGTGTCTCAGACTTCAGCACGACGCTCTGCGCGAGCTCTTGCAGCGGATGACATGATTGTTGAAAAGGAGCGTACTGCGCTTGGTGAAATGAATACTGCGGATTTCTATGCCGATGGCTGCGACGAGACGTCCGTCATCATTGTGCCCGCGGATGACGACGAACAAGAGCAAAAACCCACCAATGCACCTGCTGGGGAAGAACATGAGTTTGCGCCTACGTTGAAAACCCTCGATCCTATCAAGGGTATTGACGAGCTAATCGCCAAGTCGGGATCGCCGTCAAAAGCCGCCGTTTTGCAGCCCATCGAGGGCACGGGTGAGAGTTTCGATCTCTGGGAGAGCGGGAGTGCCAAGGATGACACGGAAGTGGCATCATGA
- a CDS encoding 2-oxo acid dehydrogenase, lipoyl-binding site (similar to Metarhizium robertsii ARSEF 23 XP_007817509.1): MASIACSLRAVARPAVMRLAPRAAGRTFMTSRMSLVKKYTKDHEWVDLSADRKSATIGISQYASEQLGDVVYVELPETSGDFVDAGDAIGAVESVKSASDINAPIRCKVVQGNALLEEKPSTINQVPEDDSNGGGWIVKVEVDEQGAKEFDELMDAEAYKSFTSE, from the exons atggcttcaattgcTTGCTCCTTGCGCGCTGTCGCCCGACCCGCGGTTATGCGCTTGGCTCCCCGCGCTGCTGGCCGCACCTTTATGACTTCTCGCATGT CCCTCGTCAAAAAGTACACCAAGGACCACGAATGGGTCGACCTGTCCGCCGACCGCAAGTCCGCCACCATTGGCATTTCCCAATACGCCTCGGAGCAGCTTGGTGACGTCGTCTACGTCGAACTCCCCGAGACGTCGGGCGACTTTGTCGACGCCGGCGACGCCATTGGTGCCGTCGAGTCCGTCAAGTCGGCCAGCGACATCAACGCCCCCATCAGGTGCAAGGTCGTTCAGGGTAATGCCCTGCTGGAGGAGAAGCCttccaccatcaaccaggTCCCTGAGGATGATAGCAACGGCGGCGGTTGGATCGTCAAGGTCGAGGTCGACGAGCAGGGTGCCAAGGAGTTTGACGAGCTGATGGATGCTGAGGCGTACAAGTCCTTTACCTCTGAGTAA
- a CDS encoding pap2 superfamily protein (similar to Togninia minima UCRPA7 XP_007915058.1) translates to MPFFTRRSKSPRRQAKHHHGHGHSQARYEPYTMLQRPTFGQWLKHTLLDIVTMIVMGAIGLGVYMADPAPSRSFAITFSDGEVVYPEFAYPLRDEIIPIWLAAFLAAIIPIVVILLMQIRIRSFWDVNNGVIGLLYSLITAAVFQVFLKWLIGGLRPHFLDVCKPGITKAKEKAGLNLKGYQQLYFTPDICTGDQKEINDSLESFPSGHTTAAFAGFVFLYLYLNAKLKVFSNYHPAMWKLIVIYAPILGATLIGGALTIDEYHNWYDIIAGAIIGTVMAFSGYRMTYAAVWDWRYNHIPLNRGAAFGYGSGEVLDAVFTRKAGWGVDAWDRHGHGHGHAVNGHGVNSHGTNGHGAGLSIPRRAVGSGRGDEMV, encoded by the exons ATGCCCTTCTTTACACGCAGAAGCAAGTCGCCAAGACGGCAGGCCAaacatcaccatggccatggccattctCAGGCTCGCTATGAGCCGTATACGATGCTGCAGCGGCCAACATTTGGCCAGTGGCTAAAGCACACCCTTCTGGATATCGTTACCATGATTGTCATGGGAGCAATAGGACTCGGT GTATACATGGCTGATCCAGCGCCATCGCGCTCATTTGCAATCACCTTTTCTGACGGTGAAGTCGTCTATCCCGAATTCGCATACCCTCTCCGAGACGAAATCATCCCCATCTGGCTCGCCGCCTTCCTCGCAGCCATCATACCCATTGTCGTCATCCTACTCATGCAGATCCGCATCCGCTCCTTCTGGGACGTTAACAACGGCGTAATCGGTCTGTTGTACTCGCTCATCACGGCTGCCGTAttccaagtcttcctcaAGTGGCTCATCGGCGGGCTGCGTCCACACTTTCTCGACGTGTGCAAGCCAGGCATTACCAAGGCGAAGGAAAAGGCTGGCCTGAACCTCAAGGGGTACCAGCAACTGTACTTTACGCCGGATATCTGCACCGGCGACCAAAAGGAGATTAACGACAGTCTTGAGTCGTTCCCCAGTGGTCACACGACGGCTGCGTTTGCGGGATTCGTCTTCTTGTACTTGTACCTGAATGCGAAGCTCAAGGTGTTTTCGAACTATCACCCCGCCATGTGGAAGTTGATTGTCATTTATGCTCCTATTCTTGGTGCTACGCTTATTGGAGGGGCGTTGACGATTGACGAGTACCATAATTGGTATGATATTATTGCTGGCGCGATTATCGGCACCGTTATGGCGTTTTCGGGGTACAGGATGACGTATGCGGCCGTTTGGGACTGGCGATATAATCATATTCCCTTGAATAGAGGCGCGGCGTTTGGATACGGAAGTGGTGAAGttcttgatgctgtgttTACGAGAAAGGCGGGTTGGGGAGTTGATGCATGGGATAGGCATGgtcatgggcatgggcatgcGGTGAATGGTCATGGAGTGAACAGTCATGGAACGAATGGTCATGGTGCTGGGCTATCGATTCCACGGAGGGCAGTAGGCAGCGGACGGGGAGACGAGATGGTCTAG
- a CDS encoding salicylate hydroxylase (similar to Talaromyces marneffei ATCC 18224 XP_002145669.1), which yields MSIQDVSIIGAGLAGLTLALALHANSIPVTVYESRPAPLNIGGAVMLSPNALKVLDALGLYDTIKQKGYNFDLLHYRDAEGHLLETYEFGGSQKYGYDGLRIYRYVLIDELVAALKLRGVKVVYGAKFSHVVEDTPSSVTFALTDGKTVRTSLLVGADGIHSVVRKHLYPDLRTKFIGMAGITAAVPTSQLQLPEGYHIPVTITSPKGAFVIAPQQVDGSEVLIGKQMRVPLDITATPGWDRDFVSDKQSAIAFLQSNNDDFPDFVKKATSAIDPAKVNKWPFFVVPKLDRWVSETRRVIILGDAAHAIPPSAGQGINQAFEDVYMLALILGERERVRDMKAALGFWQEYRQKRVDRILELNAQIDQRRMPRDDEVVGEASGFEKGAFELGWLYRPDFKADVEEWLRREV from the coding sequence atgtccatccaAGACGTATCCATCATCGGCGCCGGTCTCGCAGGCCTCAccctcgccctcgccctcCACGCCAACTCCATCCCCGTAACAGTCTACGAATCCCGCCCAGCGCCCCTCAACATCGGCGGCGCAGTCATGCTCTCCCCCAACGCCCTCAAAGTCCTCGACGCCCTCGGCCTCTACGACACCATCAAACAGAAAGGTTATAACTTTGACCTCCTACACTACCGCGACGCCGAGGGTCACCTCCTGGAAACATATGAATTTGGCGGCAGCCAAAAATACGGCTACGACGGCCTACGAATCTATCGATACGTCCTGATCGACGAACTAGTAGCTGCGTTGAAGCTGCGCGGCGTAAAAGTAGTGTATGGCGCCAAGTTCTCCCACGTCGTTGAAGATACACCCTCCTCCGTAACATTTGCACTTACAGACGGCAAAACCGTGAGGACATCCCTTCTCGTCGGTGCAGATGGCATCCACTCCGTCGTCCGAAAGCACTTATACCCCGATTTACGCACCAAATTCATCGGCATGGCGGGCATTACGGCCGCCGTACCGACATCTCAGCTCCAACTACCAGAGGGCTATCACATCCCCGTGACAATTACATCCCCCAAGGGCGCATTTGTAATCGCCCCCCAGCAAGTCGACGGCTCGGAAGTCCTCATCGGGAAACAAATGCGCGTGCCGCTGGATATAACCGCCACGCCAGGCTGGGACCGCGACTTCGTATCCGACAAGCAGTCTGCGATTGCGTTCTTGCAGTCGAACAATGATGACTTTCCGGACTTTGTGAAGAAGGCGACTTCGGCAATCGACCCCGCCAAGGTGAATAAGTGGCCGTTCTTCGTGGTTCCCAAGTTGGACAGGTGGGTGTCTGAGACGAGAAGGGTTATTATACTGGGTGACGCGGCGCATGCGATTCCTCCTTCTGCAGGACAGGGGATTAATCAGGCCTTTGAGGATGTGTACATGCTGGCGCTGATATTGGGCGAGAGGGAGAGGGTTAGGGATATGAAAGCGGCGTTGGGTTTCTGGCAGGAGTATAGGCAGAAGAGGGTTGATAGGATTCTGGAGCTGAATGCGCAGATTGATCAGAGGAGGATGCCGAgggatgatgaggttgttggtgaggcTAGCGGGTTTGAGAAGGGTGCGTTTGAGTTGGGGTGGTTGTATAGGCCTGATTTTAAGGCAGATGTGGAGGAGTGGCTGAGGAGGGAAGTGTGA